In Pseudomonas putida, a genomic segment contains:
- a CDS encoding OFA family MFS transporter, producing the protein MSSTITIEGRASAPGFLSKERIIARPGFNRWLVPPAALAIHLCIGMAYGFSVFWLPLSQAIGITAPVACSADMGFIARLFSAECDWPISMLSWIYTLFFVFLGCSAAVLGGWLEHAGPRKAGLVSALCWCGGMLISAIGVKTHQLWLMWLGSGVIGGIGLGLGYISPVSTLIKWFPDKRGMATGMAIMGFGGGAMVGAPLATALMGHFGNEHEVGVWQSFVVMAAIYFVFMTAGALAYRIPPTGWKPEGWTAPAKKAGNGMVTDRHVHVSVAWKTPQFALVWLVLCLNVSAGIGILGMASPLLQEVFGGKLLGNELSFSELDAAQLAQIAAIAAGFTGLLSLFNIGGRFFWASFSDYIGRKNTYFAFFALGVCLYGLIPNMGHLGNVAVFVAAFCIILSMYGGGFSTVPAYLADLFGTQMVGAIHGRLLTAWAAAGVLGPVLITYLREYQLAAGVERAAAYDMTLYILSGLLVLGFVCNLLIRPVADKHFMSDAELAAERALSHDKGADGARSLEWHAAPGSLPLVLVAWAVVVIPLAWGVWITLQKTAVLFH; encoded by the coding sequence ATGAGCAGTACTATCACGATAGAAGGCCGGGCCAGCGCGCCGGGCTTCCTGTCGAAGGAGCGCATCATCGCCCGCCCGGGCTTCAACCGCTGGCTGGTGCCGCCGGCGGCCCTGGCCATTCACCTGTGCATCGGCATGGCCTATGGCTTCTCGGTGTTCTGGTTGCCGCTGTCGCAAGCCATCGGCATCACCGCGCCGGTCGCCTGTTCCGCCGACATGGGCTTCATCGCCCGCCTGTTCAGCGCCGAGTGCGACTGGCCGATCTCGATGCTGAGCTGGATCTACACCCTGTTCTTCGTCTTCCTCGGTTGCTCGGCTGCCGTGCTGGGCGGTTGGCTGGAGCACGCCGGTCCGCGCAAGGCCGGCCTGGTCTCGGCGCTGTGCTGGTGCGGCGGCATGCTGATCTCGGCGATCGGCGTGAAAACCCATCAACTCTGGCTGATGTGGCTGGGCTCTGGCGTGATCGGTGGCATCGGCCTGGGCCTGGGCTACATCTCGCCGGTGTCGACCCTGATCAAGTGGTTCCCGGACAAGCGCGGCATGGCCACCGGCATGGCGATCATGGGTTTCGGTGGCGGCGCGATGGTCGGCGCACCGCTGGCCACTGCATTGATGGGCCACTTCGGCAACGAGCATGAAGTCGGCGTATGGCAGAGCTTCGTGGTGATGGCCGCGATCTACTTCGTGTTCATGACCGCTGGCGCCCTGGCCTACCGCATCCCGCCGACCGGCTGGAAGCCCGAAGGCTGGACCGCGCCGGCGAAAAAAGCCGGCAACGGCATGGTCACCGACCGCCACGTGCACGTCAGCGTCGCCTGGAAAACCCCGCAGTTCGCGCTGGTCTGGCTGGTGCTGTGCCTGAACGTTTCGGCCGGTATCGGCATCCTCGGCATGGCTTCGCCGCTGCTGCAGGAAGTGTTCGGCGGCAAGCTGCTGGGCAACGAGCTGAGCTTCAGCGAGCTGGACGCCGCGCAACTGGCGCAGATCGCCGCGATCGCCGCTGGTTTCACTGGCCTTTTGAGCCTGTTCAACATCGGTGGGCGGTTCTTCTGGGCCTCGTTCTCCGACTACATTGGCCGCAAGAACACCTACTTCGCCTTCTTCGCCCTGGGCGTGTGCCTCTACGGCCTGATCCCGAACATGGGTCACCTGGGCAACGTCGCGGTGTTCGTGGCAGCGTTCTGCATCATCCTGTCGATGTATGGCGGTGGTTTCTCCACCGTGCCTGCGTACCTGGCCGACCTGTTCGGCACGCAGATGGTCGGTGCCATCCATGGTCGCCTGCTGACCGCCTGGGCGGCTGCCGGCGTGCTTGGCCCGGTGCTGATCACCTACCTGCGCGAGTACCAACTGGCGGCAGGCGTGGAGCGTGCAGCGGCCTATGACATGACCCTGTACATCCTCTCGGGGCTGCTGGTGCTGGGCTTCGTCTGCAACCTGCTGATCCGTCCGGTGGCCGACAAGCACTTCATGAGCGATGCCGAGCTTGCTGCCGAGCGTGCCCTGAGCCACGACAAGGGCGCCGATGGCGCGCGTTCGCTGGAGTGGCATGCCGCGCCGGGTAGCCTGCCGCTGGTGCTGGTCGCCTGGGCCGTGGTGGTGATTCCGCTGGCCTGGGGGGTGTGGATTACCCTGCAGAAAACGGCTGTGTTGTTCCATTGA
- a CDS encoding AsmA family protein has translation MKAFGKILGLGLLGLLLIIVALGFALTHLFDPNDYKDEIRQLARDKAHVELTLNGDIGWSLFPWLGLELHEASIATLTNPKVPFADLQMLGLSVRVLPLLRREVQMSDVRVEGLNLTLARDEHGHGNWEDIGKPLPADTAATPGAPAPTPGEQPAPTPESNSERSVKLDIDSLTVNNARVQYTDEQTGKRYSAESIQLSTGPVHEGSNISLKASAFLSANQPNVKARTELAGELRFDRKLKRYNFEDMRLSGETSGEPLAGKTLSFSAQGQLLVDLAANVASWTGLKVSANQLRALGELNLRDLDKTPQLSGGLSIAQFDLRTFLDGIGQPLPATTDPAVFAKLELVSRLQGSPNSLALEDLAVKLDDSSFSGRVAIEDFAKQALRVQLKGDNFNADRYLPAKSEEAKGATAARQAEVEQQQASAGAATTPLPNAPTQVAWSNDKLLPVDRLRALDLQADLAFGALTLDQLPITDAQLQVTGLGGLVTLQTLRGGLYDGSFEAKGTVDVRPAVPQLGINTKINRVPVEHFIKPHGKDQTPPVKGLLTLSSDLTASGNSQKALVDTLNGSAHFTIADGVLVNANLEQQLCQAIATLNRKTLSSEPRGKDTPFQELRGSLTVRNGVASNPDLKARIPGLTVNGHGDLDLRVLGMDYNVGVVVEGDQRAMPDPACQVNERYVGVEVPLRCRGPLELGAKACRLDQDGLGKVAAKLAGNRLKDKIDEKLGDKVSPELKDALKGLFKR, from the coding sequence ATGAAAGCGTTCGGCAAAATCCTGGGGCTGGGCCTACTCGGGCTGTTGCTGATCATCGTGGCGCTGGGCTTCGCCCTGACCCACCTGTTCGATCCCAACGACTACAAAGACGAAATCCGCCAACTCGCCCGCGACAAGGCCCACGTCGAGCTGACCCTCAACGGCGACATCGGCTGGAGCCTGTTCCCCTGGTTGGGCCTGGAGCTGCACGAAGCCAGCATCGCCACGCTGACCAACCCCAAGGTGCCGTTCGCCGATCTGCAGATGCTCGGCCTGTCGGTCCGCGTGCTGCCGCTGCTGCGCCGCGAAGTGCAGATGAGCGATGTACGCGTCGAAGGCTTGAACCTGACCCTGGCCCGCGACGAGCACGGCCATGGCAACTGGGAAGACATCGGCAAGCCGCTGCCAGCCGACACCGCCGCCACGCCGGGCGCTCCAGCACCGACGCCGGGCGAGCAGCCGGCACCGACCCCGGAAAGCAACAGCGAGCGTTCGGTGAAGCTCGACATCGACAGCCTCACGGTCAACAACGCCCGCGTGCAGTACACCGACGAGCAGACCGGCAAGCGCTACAGCGCCGAAAGCATCCAGCTGAGCACCGGCCCCGTGCACGAAGGCTCGAACATCTCGCTCAAGGCCAGCGCGTTCCTCAGTGCCAACCAGCCGAACGTCAAGGCCCGCACGGAGCTTGCCGGCGAGTTGCGCTTCGACCGCAAGCTCAAGCGCTACAACTTCGAAGACATGCGCCTGTCGGGTGAAACCTCGGGCGAGCCGCTGGCCGGCAAGACCCTGAGCTTCTCCGCCCAAGGCCAACTGCTGGTCGACTTGGCTGCCAACGTGGCTTCGTGGACCGGCCTGAAGGTCTCGGCCAACCAGTTGCGCGCCCTGGGCGAGCTGAACCTGCGCGACCTGGACAAGACCCCGCAGCTGAGCGGCGGCCTGTCCATTGCGCAATTCGACCTGCGCACCTTCCTCGACGGCATCGGCCAACCGCTGCCGGCCACCACCGACCCGGCCGTCTTCGCCAAGCTGGAACTGGTCAGCCGCCTGCAAGGCTCGCCCAACAGCCTGGCGCTGGAAGACCTGGCCGTGAAACTCGACGACAGCAGCTTCAGCGGCCGCGTCGCCATCGAAGATTTCGCCAAACAGGCCCTGCGCGTGCAGCTCAAGGGCGACAACTTCAACGCCGACCGCTACCTGCCAGCCAAGAGCGAGGAAGCCAAGGGCGCCACCGCCGCCCGCCAGGCCGAGGTCGAGCAACAACAGGCCAGTGCCGGGGCCGCCACCACACCGCTGCCCAACGCACCGACCCAGGTCGCCTGGAGCAATGACAAGCTGCTGCCGGTGGACCGCCTGCGCGCCCTCGACCTGCAGGCCGACCTGGCGTTCGGCGCGCTGACCCTGGACCAACTGCCGATCACCGATGCCCAACTGCAGGTCACAGGCCTTGGCGGCCTGGTCACCCTGCAAACCCTGCGTGGCGGCCTCTACGACGGCAGCTTCGAAGCCAAGGGCACGGTCGACGTGCGCCCGGCTGTGCCACAGCTCGGCATCAACACCAAGATCAACCGGGTGCCGGTGGAGCACTTCATCAAGCCGCATGGCAAGGACCAGACCCCACCGGTCAAAGGCCTGCTCACCCTGAGCAGCGACCTCACCGCCAGCGGAAACAGCCAGAAGGCACTGGTCGACACCCTCAATGGCAGCGCACACTTCACCATTGCCGACGGCGTGCTGGTCAATGCCAACCTCGAGCAGCAGCTGTGCCAGGCCATCGCCACGCTCAACCGCAAGACCCTGAGCAGCGAACCACGCGGCAAGGACACGCCGTTCCAGGAACTGCGCGGCAGCCTGACGGTACGCAACGGCGTGGCCAGCAACCCGGACCTCAAGGCCCGTATCCCCGGCCTGACCGTCAACGGCCATGGCGACCTCGACCTGCGCGTGCTGGGCATGGACTACAACGTCGGCGTGGTGGTCGAGGGCGACCAGCGCGCCATGCCCGACCCGGCCTGTCAGGTCAACGAACGCTACGTCGGTGTCGAAGTGCCGCTGCGCTGCCGCGGCCCGCTGGAACTGGGCGCCAAGGCGTGTCGCCTGGACCAGGACGGCCTGGGCAAGGTTGCCGCCAAGCTGGC